ATCGCCGCCGTCGGGCGTGACAACATCCAGGCGAGGGTAGAAATGCTGTCGCGCGTTCTGACCCGGATTCTCCTCGCCCACGGCTGGGACGTCTACTCCCCGGGAGCCGGCCATCCGATCGCCGGAATCGTCGCCGCTCGCCATCCGGGCGTCAGCCCCGCCGACGCCCGCCGCCGGCTTGCCGAACGCCGGGTGGTGGTCTCGGCACGACAGGGCAACGTGCGCTTCTCCCCCCACTTCTACACCACCCGCGGCGAGCTCGAAGCGTTGGATCGAATCCTCGAAAAAGTGGGCCTCTGACAAATTCGGAATTCGGAATGCCGCACACCCACCCACTCGAATTCCGAATTCCGAATTGGGCGGCTGGGCGGGCGCTAGTCTGCCGCGCAGCGGAAGCCGGTACTCCGGTGGCTATCGGTCGGCTTTCTGCCCGACCGGCGCGACACTCTCTGGCGGGACGGGGGATCGATAAAAGACCCGCCTCGAACCACCCGCCGGCGTTCGTCGGAGGGGCCCGTTTCCTGCTCCCACGGACTCCCGTCCAGCGGTCCTCCCGCCAGAATCGAGTGGTAGACGTCCTCCACCCACTCGGCGGCGTTTCCGATCAGGTCGTGGACTCCCCAGGAGTTGGCCGGAAAGCTGTTGACCGGGGCTTCCGCACCCCACCGGTCGTAGCCACTGGCATCGAGGGCATTGCCGCGATGATTCTCCCAGCGGTCCCCCCACGGGAATCGTGTCTCGCTGCCGGCGCGCGCCGCTCTCTCCCACTCCGCCTCCGACGGGAGTCGCTTGCCGGCCCATTCCGCGTAGTCTCGAGCCTGATACCAGGTCACCCACAAAACCGGATATGACGCTCGGTTCGGGTCATCGAAGGCCTCGGTCCTCGTCGGAGCTGTGCAGTCGCCCGCGTCGACACAGCGGCGATAATCGGCGTTCGTGACCTCCGAACGATCGATCCAGAAACCCTTGACGACTCTGTTACCGGCCGGCAATTCATCGAGGGCGGCCTGCCGATCGCCTTCAGTGGCGCCCATTCGGTATGAGCCCGGCGGCATCCAGACCATCACTCGTCCATCTTTCGGTGAAGTCCGGGTGTCGCCCGCCTCAGGCTCGAGGGATTCCAGGCGACGGCGGATGGTGATGTCGCCGGGAACGATCCTGAGGCCGAGTTCGAAGCACGCTGCGGCGCGCACCCGGTCGCCCTCACGCGCCATCGATTCCCCGCACTCGCGCAATGCTTCGCCGACACGCGCCTCGGTCTCCCGAAGGCGCCGCTCGAAACGCGGGCTCGAGGACACGGCTCTCAGATAGCGCGATCTGAGCACCTCGACGGATTCGACGTCTCCCGCCAGCGCTGCGTCGACCAGTTCTCCTTCGACCCACTCCAGAATATCGAGGGCCACAGAATCCGTCGGATCCCGCCGAAGAAGAAGCGCGGCCTGCAGAACCGCTTCCACGGCACGCCGTTCGAGCATCAGCCAGGTCACGGCACGACGCTCGAGATATCGCCGGTCCTCGGCGCTCAGCTGCACGCCGGCAAGCTCCTGCCCCGGCGTCGACTTCAGCGCAAAAGCACGCTCTGCGACCGATAACAGACGCGCGTCGCTGACCTCGGACGATCGGCTCACGGCACAACGGAAACCCAGGTCGTCGGCGCGGTACTCCTCATCGAACCAGGATCGGGCGGATACCCTCGCCAGATCGATGTCCCGCCTCCAGGAGCCTCCGCGTACGACTCTTCCGATGCCGGATCGCATCGGCGATCCGTCCGCCGGCAGCTCCTTGAAACCGACCTGGTACCGGTCTCCACACCACTCCCAAACGTTCCCCGGCATGTCGAGCAGGCCCCAGCCGGTTTCCGGATACGTCCCCACCGGCAGGGTTCCCCGGTCGATGGCCACCGTGTCGTCCCAGACGTTTGCCAGATCGGCCCTGCGAGCGTTGCCCCAGGGGAATCGCCACCGGGTCTCTTTGCCACGCGCAGCGCGCTCCCATTCAGCCTCAGAGGGCAACCGCCGTCCGACCCAGCGCGCGTAATCGCGGGCTTGGCGCCAGCCGATGCCAACCACCGGGAGCTGTTCGTTGTTGCGATCGCCGAATCCGTGTCCGCCCTGCGGAAGGCCGCAGAATCCGTCATCGACGCACTGGCCATACCGTTCGTTGGTGACCTCGGTCGCCTCGATCCAGAAGCCAGGAAGGTCGATCCAGCGAAAGAAAATCTCGTTTTCTCGACATCGGCGGTCGTTGACGGAGCATCCGATGCGGACTCGTTCGGGCGGCTGGTAGACGAGCTCGGCGCCGTCCAGAGGGGAACGCCATTTCTGCCCGTCGTCAGGTTCGACCGGCGGCAAGATCAACCGTCGAAGCTGCAGAATCGCTGGGCTCGCCGCGTCATATCCGGCCGCCAACGTCCACGCGGTCGCCGCCGCCTCGGGATCCGAGTCCAGTTGCCCGTCACCCCAGGCGGCCAGGGCCGCGGCCGTCCGGCGCTCGAGGTTTCGTACCCTCTCATCGCCGTCTTCGAGCTGCATCACCAGGCTGGAGTAGGTCTCCATCAACACCGCAACGGCGGCCAGACGGCCATTCGTCGCTTCGCGCAGGACCGACGATTCTGCCTCTGCCAACACCGCCTGGGCGGAACGGTCTCCGGGGTCATTCTGAAGGCGGCCGACAGCATCGGGAAGGCCCCCCCAGGGTCCGGCGATCAGCCGGCCGGCGTTAACTGCGAGAATTATTCCTACGAGCAACAGGGAACGGTGACGCATGGTAACTGCAGTATTGTA
This DNA window, taken from Acidobacteriota bacterium, encodes the following:
- a CDS encoding formylglycine-generating enzyme family protein; protein product: MRHRSLLLVGIILAVNAGRLIAGPWGGLPDAVGRLQNDPGDRSAQAVLAEAESSVLREATNGRLAAVAVLMETYSSLVMQLEDGDERVRNLERRTAAALAAWGDGQLDSDPEAAATAWTLAAGYDAASPAILQLRRLILPPVEPDDGQKWRSPLDGAELVYQPPERVRIGCSVNDRRCRENEIFFRWIDLPGFWIEATEVTNERYGQCVDDGFCGLPQGGHGFGDRNNEQLPVVGIGWRQARDYARWVGRRLPSEAEWERAARGKETRWRFPWGNARRADLANVWDDTVAIDRGTLPVGTYPETGWGLLDMPGNVWEWCGDRYQVGFKELPADGSPMRSGIGRVVRGGSWRRDIDLARVSARSWFDEEYRADDLGFRCAVSRSSEVSDARLLSVAERAFALKSTPGQELAGVQLSAEDRRYLERRAVTWLMLERRAVEAVLQAALLLRRDPTDSVALDILEWVEGELVDAALAGDVESVEVLRSRYLRAVSSSPRFERRLRETEARVGEALRECGESMAREGDRVRAAACFELGLRIVPGDITIRRRLESLEPEAGDTRTSPKDGRVMVWMPPGSYRMGATEGDRQAALDELPAGNRVVKGFWIDRSEVTNADYRRCVDAGDCTAPTRTEAFDDPNRASYPVLWVTWYQARDYAEWAGKRLPSEAEWERAARAGSETRFPWGDRWENHRGNALDASGYDRWGAEAPVNSFPANSWGVHDLIGNAAEWVEDVYHSILAGGPLDGSPWEQETGPSDERRRVVRGGSFIDPPSRQRVSRRSGRKPTDSHRSTGFRCAAD